A genomic window from Streptomyces brevispora includes:
- a CDS encoding NAD(P)/FAD-dependent oxidoreductase — protein MAPVAMSTAAQSLADAKPVSFWLDDPGRPEALPALTGDEHCDLLVIGAGYSGLWTALLAKEREPERDVVLIEGHETGWAASGRNGGFCAASLTHGLPNGLERWPDEIRKLEELGERNLDAIEEAVARYGIDCEFERTGEIDVATQPHQLEELREWHQEMERRGFGGVEFLDADAVRAHVDSPTFLGGLWDRRGVAMLHPAKLAWGLKQACLDLGVRIYEHTRGLELARTGTGMAVRTPYGRVFARRVALGTNIFPSLVKRVRPYTVPVYDYALMTEPLTADQLAAIGWKNRQGLGDSANQFHYFRLSADNRILWGGYDAIYPYGGRLSADLDQRPETFVKLAGQFFECFPQLAGVRFSHAWGGAIDTCSRFSAFFGTAHQGRVAYAAGYTGLGVGATRFGADVMLDLLAGEQTERTALEMVRTKPMPFPPEPLAWAGIELTKRSLARADDNGGHRNLWLRTMDRMGLGFDS, from the coding sequence ATGGCCCCAGTTGCCATGAGCACCGCCGCCCAGTCACTCGCCGACGCGAAGCCGGTCTCGTTCTGGCTGGACGACCCCGGCAGGCCCGAAGCGCTCCCCGCGCTCACCGGCGACGAGCACTGCGATCTCCTCGTCATCGGCGCCGGCTACAGCGGACTGTGGACCGCGCTGCTCGCCAAGGAGCGCGAACCGGAACGCGATGTCGTACTGATCGAGGGGCACGAGACGGGCTGGGCCGCCTCGGGCCGCAACGGCGGATTCTGTGCCGCCTCCCTCACCCACGGCCTGCCCAACGGGCTGGAGCGCTGGCCCGACGAGATCAGGAAGCTGGAGGAGCTGGGGGAGCGCAACCTCGACGCCATCGAGGAGGCGGTCGCCCGCTACGGCATCGACTGCGAGTTCGAGCGCACCGGCGAGATCGATGTCGCCACCCAGCCCCACCAGCTCGAAGAGCTGCGGGAATGGCACCAGGAGATGGAGCGGCGCGGCTTCGGCGGGGTCGAGTTCCTCGACGCCGACGCCGTGCGCGCGCATGTCGACTCACCGACATTCCTGGGCGGCCTGTGGGACCGCCGCGGAGTCGCGATGCTGCACCCCGCCAAGCTGGCCTGGGGCCTGAAGCAGGCCTGTCTCGACCTGGGCGTTCGGATCTACGAGCACACCCGGGGCCTGGAGCTGGCCAGAACCGGAACCGGAATGGCGGTCCGCACCCCGTACGGAAGGGTGTTCGCCCGCCGCGTCGCCCTCGGCACGAACATCTTCCCGTCACTGGTGAAGCGGGTGCGCCCGTACACCGTTCCGGTCTACGACTACGCACTGATGACGGAGCCGCTGACCGCCGACCAGCTCGCCGCCATCGGCTGGAAGAACCGGCAGGGGCTGGGGGACAGCGCCAATCAGTTCCATTACTTCCGGCTTTCCGCGGACAACCGGATCCTGTGGGGCGGATACGACGCCATCTATCCGTACGGGGGCCGGCTCAGCGCCGATCTCGACCAGCGGCCGGAAACGTTCGTGAAGCTCGCCGGACAGTTCTTCGAATGCTTCCCGCAATTGGCCGGAGTGCGTTTCAGTCATGCCTGGGGCGGTGCGATCGACACCTGCTCCCGATTCTCCGCATTCTTCGGTACGGCCCATCAGGGCCGGGTCGCCTATGCCGCCGGATACACCGGACTCGGCGTCGGAGCCACCCGGTTCGGCGCCGATGTGATGCTCGACCTCCTCGCCGGAGAGCAGACGGAGCGGACCGCGCTGGAGATGGTGCGCACCAAGCCGATGCCGTTCCCGCCGGAGCCGCTGGCCTGGGCCGGCATCGAGTTGACGAAGCGCTCGCTGGCCAGGGCCGACGACAACGGCGGTCACCGCAACCTGTGGCTGCGGACGATGGACCGGATGGGGCTCGGCTTCGACAGCTGA
- a CDS encoding chitinase — MGLPTRITGLLAACTAALLAAGGLAATAPSAAAADADLARNGNFEAGLDGWSCTGGSGAVVSTPVHGGTSALKATPAGSDNAKCTQAVKVKPGSTYTLSAWVQGSYVYLGADGTGTTDVSTWTQSASGWQQLTTTFKTGASTTSVNVYTHGWYGTPAYYVDDLTLVGPGGDPVVLPAVPGGLKAGTPTASSVPLSWTASTGATGYNVYRGGTKVLSTTGTSATVTGLTASTAYSFQVTATNSAGESAKSAAVPVTTKAGGGGGGTTDLPAHALVGYLHSSFANGSGYTRMADVPDSWDVIDLAFGEPTSVTSGDIRFSLCPVAECPNVESAAEFKAAIKAKQAAGKKVLISIGGQNGQVQLATTAARDTFVSSVSKIIDEYGLDGLDIDFEGHSLSLNTGDTDFRSPTTPVVVNLISAVKTLKAKYGDKFVLTMAPETFFVQLGYQYYGSGPWGGQDPRAGAYLPVIHALRDDLTLLHVQDYNSGSIMGLDNQYHSMGGADFHIAMTDMLLTGFPVAGDQTKIFPGLRPDQVSIGLPASTQAGNGHTSPAEVTKALNCLTKKTDCGSYTTHGTWSGLRGLMTWSINWDRFNNWAFSKNFDAYFGS, encoded by the coding sequence ATGGGACTCCCCACCCGCATTACCGGACTTCTGGCCGCCTGCACGGCGGCCCTGCTGGCGGCCGGCGGCCTGGCAGCCACGGCGCCGAGCGCCGCGGCGGCCGACGCCGATCTCGCGCGCAACGGAAACTTCGAGGCCGGCCTCGACGGCTGGAGCTGTACGGGCGGCAGCGGAGCCGTCGTCAGCACACCCGTGCACGGCGGCACCTCGGCGCTGAAGGCGACCCCGGCCGGCAGCGACAACGCCAAGTGCACCCAGGCCGTGAAGGTCAAGCCCGGCTCCACGTACACGCTGAGCGCCTGGGTCCAGGGCAGCTACGTCTACCTGGGCGCGGACGGCACGGGTACGACCGACGTGTCCACCTGGACGCAGTCCGCCTCCGGCTGGCAGCAGCTCACCACCACCTTCAAGACGGGCGCGTCCACCACCTCGGTCAACGTGTACACGCACGGCTGGTACGGCACGCCCGCGTACTACGTCGACGACCTCACCCTCGTCGGCCCCGGCGGCGATCCGGTCGTGCTCCCGGCGGTACCCGGGGGCCTCAAGGCCGGTACGCCCACCGCGTCCTCGGTCCCGCTGTCCTGGACCGCCTCCACGGGCGCCACCGGCTACAACGTGTACCGGGGCGGCACGAAGGTCCTCTCCACCACCGGTACCTCGGCGACCGTGACGGGCCTCACGGCCTCGACCGCGTACAGCTTCCAGGTCACCGCCACCAACTCGGCGGGCGAGTCCGCCAAGTCCGCCGCGGTGCCCGTCACCACCAAGGCCGGCGGCGGGGGAGGCGGCACCACGGACCTGCCCGCCCACGCCCTCGTCGGCTATCTGCACTCCAGCTTCGCCAACGGCTCCGGCTATACCCGGATGGCGGACGTGCCCGACTCCTGGGACGTCATCGACCTGGCCTTCGGCGAGCCGACCTCCGTCACCTCGGGCGACATCCGCTTCTCGCTCTGCCCGGTGGCCGAGTGCCCGAACGTCGAGTCGGCGGCCGAGTTCAAGGCGGCCATCAAGGCCAAGCAGGCCGCGGGCAAGAAGGTGCTGATCTCCATCGGCGGCCAGAACGGCCAGGTGCAGCTCGCCACCACCGCCGCCCGTGACACCTTCGTCTCCTCGGTCAGCAAGATCATCGACGAGTACGGTCTGGACGGCCTGGACATCGACTTCGAGGGCCACTCGCTCTCGCTGAACACCGGCGACACCGACTTCCGCAGCCCCACCACGCCGGTCGTCGTCAACCTGATCTCCGCGGTGAAGACCCTCAAGGCCAAGTACGGCGACAAGTTCGTCCTCACCATGGCCCCCGAGACCTTCTTCGTGCAGCTCGGATACCAGTACTACGGCTCGGGCCCGTGGGGCGGCCAGGACCCGCGCGCCGGGGCCTACCTCCCGGTGATCCACGCCCTGCGCGACGACCTCACCCTGCTGCACGTCCAGGACTACAACTCGGGCTCCATCATGGGTCTGGACAACCAGTACCACTCGATGGGCGGCGCCGACTTCCACATCGCGATGACCGACATGCTGCTGACCGGCTTCCCGGTGGCCGGCGACCAGACCAAGATCTTCCCCGGTCTCCGTCCCGACCAGGTCTCGATCGGTCTGCCGGCCTCCACCCAGGCGGGCAACGGCCACACCTCGCCCGCCGAGGTCACCAAGGCGCTGAACTGCCTGACGAAGAAGACCGACTGCGGCTCGTACACCACCCACGGCACCTGGTCCGGACTCCGCGGACTGATGACCTGGTCGATCAACTGGGACCGCTTCAACAACTGGGCATTCTCGAAGAACTTCGACGCCTACTTCGGCAGCTGA
- a CDS encoding phosphatase PAP2 family protein yields the protein MSGLLALFALTTWQIAADGPLRRLDERTGRALVGHGPARLTEFLADLGNTQIALPVLGCAIVWSLLRGARREPFTAALTMAAVPLLVVPLKDWVARPGPLTDATGYYPSGHAATAAVAYGAAALLLAPYVRRAWMMPVATVLLTGATGIGLVLRGYHWPLDVLGSWFLCGLLLLPLGLSRRKPLGPGVGPGLSCRSRRRSSSRMPSC from the coding sequence GTGTCGGGCCTGCTGGCCCTGTTCGCGCTCACCACCTGGCAGATCGCGGCCGATGGCCCGCTGCGCCGCCTCGACGAACGCACCGGCCGGGCCCTCGTCGGCCACGGCCCCGCCCGCCTCACCGAATTCCTCGCCGATCTCGGCAACACGCAGATCGCGCTGCCGGTGCTGGGCTGCGCGATCGTCTGGTCCCTGCTGCGGGGCGCGCGGCGTGAACCGTTCACCGCGGCGCTCACCATGGCCGCGGTGCCGCTGCTCGTCGTCCCGCTCAAGGACTGGGTCGCCCGCCCCGGGCCGCTGACCGACGCCACCGGCTACTACCCGTCGGGCCATGCCGCGACCGCCGCGGTGGCGTACGGCGCCGCGGCGCTGCTGCTGGCCCCGTACGTGCGGCGCGCATGGATGATGCCCGTCGCCACCGTCCTGCTGACGGGGGCGACGGGCATCGGTCTGGTGCTGCGCGGCTATCACTGGCCGCTGGATGTGCTGGGCAGCTGGTTCCTGTGCGGGCTGCTGCTGCTCCCGCTGGGGCTCAGCCGCCGAAAGCCGCTCGGGCCGGGGGTCGGGCCGGGGCTCAGCTGCCGAAGTAGGCGTCGAAGTTCTTCGAGAATGCCCAGTTGTTGA
- the gabT gene encoding 4-aminobutyrate--2-oxoglutarate transaminase, which yields MTAIPQERRVLTAIPGPKSVELQARRLATVAAGVGSTLPVFTARAGGGIIEDVDGNRLIDFGSGIAVTSVGASAEAVVRRASAQLADFTHTCFMVTPYEGYVEVCEQLAELTPGDHTKKSALFNSGAEAVENAVKIARAYTKRTAVVVFDHGYHGRTNLTMALTAKNMPYKQGFGPFAPEVYRVPVAYGYRWPTGAENAGAEASAQAIDQITKQIGADNVAAIIIEPVLGEGGFIEPAKGFLPAIAQFAKDNGIVFVADEIQSGFCRTGQWFACEDEGIVPDLITTAKGIAGGLPLSAVTGRAEIMDAAHSGGLGGTYGGNPVACAGALGAIETMRELDLNGKAKRIEEIMKGRLAEMRAKLPNGDLIGDIRGRGAMIAIELVESGTKDPNPQAAAQLAKACHAEGVLVLTCGTYGNVLRFLPPLVIGEDLLGEGLDVIEQAFATL from the coding sequence ATGACCGCAATTCCGCAGGAGCGCCGCGTCCTCACTGCCATTCCCGGCCCGAAGTCGGTGGAGCTGCAGGCCCGCCGCCTCGCGACGGTCGCCGCAGGGGTGGGCTCCACCCTGCCGGTGTTCACCGCCCGCGCCGGTGGCGGAATCATCGAGGACGTGGACGGCAACCGGCTGATCGACTTCGGTTCCGGTATCGCCGTGACGTCGGTCGGCGCCTCCGCCGAAGCCGTCGTGCGGCGCGCTTCCGCGCAGCTCGCCGACTTCACCCACACCTGTTTCATGGTCACTCCGTACGAGGGGTACGTCGAGGTCTGTGAGCAGCTCGCCGAGCTGACGCCGGGCGACCACACGAAGAAGTCCGCGCTGTTCAACTCGGGCGCCGAGGCCGTCGAGAACGCGGTGAAGATCGCCCGTGCGTACACCAAGCGCACCGCCGTCGTCGTCTTCGACCACGGCTACCACGGCCGGACCAACCTCACGATGGCGCTGACGGCGAAGAACATGCCGTACAAGCAGGGCTTCGGCCCGTTCGCCCCCGAGGTCTACCGGGTGCCGGTGGCGTACGGCTACCGCTGGCCGACCGGTGCCGAGAACGCCGGTGCGGAGGCCTCGGCCCAGGCCATCGACCAGATCACCAAGCAGATCGGCGCGGACAACGTCGCCGCGATCATCATCGAGCCGGTGCTCGGCGAGGGCGGGTTCATCGAGCCGGCCAAGGGCTTCCTCCCGGCGATCGCGCAGTTCGCCAAGGACAACGGCATCGTCTTCGTCGCCGACGAGATCCAGTCCGGCTTCTGCCGCACCGGCCAGTGGTTCGCCTGCGAGGACGAGGGCATCGTCCCCGACCTGATCACCACCGCCAAGGGCATCGCGGGCGGCCTCCCGCTCTCCGCGGTCACCGGCCGCGCCGAGATCATGGACGCCGCGCACTCCGGCGGCCTCGGCGGCACCTACGGCGGGAACCCGGTCGCCTGCGCCGGGGCACTCGGCGCCATCGAGACGATGCGCGAGCTGGATCTGAACGGGAAGGCGAAGCGCATCGAGGAGATCATGAAGGGCCGGCTCGCCGAGATGCGGGCGAAGCTGCCGAACGGCGACCTCATCGGTGACATCCGCGGCCGCGGCGCGATGATCGCGATCGAGCTGGTGGAGTCCGGCACCAAGGACCCGAACCCGCAGGCCGCCGCGCAGCTCGCGAAGGCCTGCCACGCCGAGGGCGTGCTGGTGCTCACCTGCGGCACCTACGGCAACGTCCTGCGCTTCCTGCCGCCGCTGGTGATCGGCGAGGACCTGCTGGGCGAGGGCCTCGACGTCATCGAGCAGGCGTTCGCCACCCTCTGA
- a CDS encoding ATP/GTP-binding protein, translating to MDNEGTHGARGTWGAQPPDGRAGRPGSSVPHPAGPPPAAPPGPPPAAPPAFPPRVPPPAVEPSAMKPPATPPGRYRTAGTGAPTAEWLNAPRPDSDPGVWRYAYRPRPAERPPRPSLVGPAATLALWLVLWLLLTERAVPYVFKPIEIITGPQWWVFGGLRDDAPALVVNSTTLYYQLLVLALGFWAARIGGWARLFRYFAGPRLDRARFVTTAAGALLTVWLVWTRRVPLADVLLPAVPTGLMQGGGNQYAALFVSIVLYALIGTAIVWPFARIGQWSVELGPLLGRVRNQRPQQPRTAPGLPGTAPVEAAGPAPADWPELRAAGRVDAAEALTAAVHTGRMNDVDCVRLRHAWAVARTRPDRLESFTDTVLRKGAGAYLHPSGQRDLPLRTAPHDPLTGQVRIGDCVDDPRNPYPRRGSGMALDPASLGTSLLAVGPPGSGKTAGVVRPVIESLAIRALTGQAAVLAVGGAGAQLGPDDAYDVVVRIGDPTSVHDFDLYGGTTDPDEAAAALAEGLAGDIPGLDSRRAGTVLGQLLGPYRTVHGRFPGVPELRELLEGSVAALTVLRQALEAGGHHSMLRELDARARQAGGAGDPAAVLADRIAVLDRPAFAGFFATGDDARPFSLRSLEQHPLRVRIDLPERAHAEASHLLARLVLAQFNAITAARSDRSLFVCLVLDDATHTVTAETVRGIRRLRSVNAGAVLALRTLDDVPEALHHALLGSVGCAMAFSGVSTWDGKRFAEAWGKEWVEVREVAQHGVFADQPLTRALHALRKLATGKAVTTDAVTVRQVERERWSASGLAYELAAGHAVLSLTTVEGEHAPPLLVRLGG from the coding sequence ATGGACAACGAAGGCACGCACGGAGCCCGGGGCACGTGGGGCGCGCAGCCGCCCGACGGCCGCGCCGGCCGGCCCGGGAGCTCCGTGCCGCACCCGGCCGGCCCGCCCCCCGCCGCTCCGCCCGGCCCGCCGCCCGCCGCCCCGCCCGCGTTCCCGCCGAGGGTGCCGCCGCCCGCGGTGGAGCCGTCCGCCATGAAGCCGCCCGCGACGCCGCCGGGCCGGTACCGGACAGCCGGTACGGGAGCGCCGACGGCCGAGTGGCTGAACGCGCCGCGCCCCGACAGCGATCCGGGCGTGTGGCGTTACGCCTACCGGCCACGGCCCGCCGAGCGTCCGCCGCGCCCCTCCCTGGTGGGGCCGGCCGCGACGCTGGCCCTGTGGCTCGTGCTGTGGCTGCTGCTCACCGAGCGCGCCGTCCCCTACGTGTTCAAGCCGATCGAGATCATCACCGGCCCCCAATGGTGGGTGTTCGGCGGCCTCCGGGACGACGCGCCCGCCCTGGTGGTCAACTCCACCACGCTCTACTACCAGCTCCTGGTGCTCGCCCTTGGCTTCTGGGCCGCCCGGATCGGCGGCTGGGCACGCCTCTTCCGCTACTTCGCGGGACCCCGCCTGGACCGGGCCAGGTTCGTGACCACGGCAGCCGGCGCCCTGCTCACCGTATGGCTCGTCTGGACCCGGCGGGTGCCGCTCGCGGACGTACTCCTGCCCGCGGTGCCCACCGGACTGATGCAGGGGGGCGGCAACCAGTACGCGGCGCTGTTCGTCTCGATCGTGCTCTACGCGCTGATCGGCACCGCGATCGTGTGGCCCTTCGCCAGGATCGGCCAGTGGTCGGTGGAGCTCGGCCCCCTCCTGGGGCGCGTCCGGAACCAGCGGCCGCAGCAGCCCCGGACCGCTCCCGGCCTGCCCGGGACCGCTCCCGTGGAGGCCGCCGGCCCCGCCCCGGCGGACTGGCCCGAGCTGCGGGCCGCAGGCCGCGTGGACGCCGCGGAGGCGCTGACCGCGGCCGTGCACACGGGCCGGATGAACGACGTGGACTGTGTACGGCTGCGCCATGCCTGGGCCGTCGCCCGGACCCGCCCCGACCGCCTCGAATCCTTCACCGACACCGTGCTGCGCAAGGGCGCCGGCGCCTATCTGCACCCCTCGGGCCAACGTGACCTGCCGCTGCGCACCGCCCCGCACGACCCGCTCACGGGCCAGGTCCGCATCGGCGACTGCGTGGACGACCCGCGCAACCCCTACCCGCGCCGCGGTTCGGGCATGGCCCTGGATCCCGCGTCCCTGGGAACCTCGCTGCTGGCGGTCGGGCCACCCGGCTCGGGGAAGACCGCCGGGGTGGTCCGGCCGGTCATCGAATCCCTCGCCATCAGGGCGCTCACCGGGCAGGCGGCGGTCCTCGCCGTCGGCGGGGCGGGCGCACAGCTGGGGCCGGACGACGCCTACGACGTCGTCGTCAGGATCGGTGACCCCACATCCGTGCACGACTTCGACCTGTACGGCGGCACCACCGACCCCGACGAGGCCGCGGCGGCGCTCGCGGAGGGACTGGCCGGCGACATCCCCGGGCTGGACAGCAGGCGCGCGGGCACCGTGCTCGGTCAGCTCCTCGGCCCGTACCGCACCGTTCACGGCAGGTTCCCCGGCGTACCCGAACTCCGTGAACTCCTCGAGGGTTCCGTCGCCGCGCTGACCGTACTGCGTCAGGCCCTGGAGGCGGGCGGCCATCACTCGATGCTGCGCGAACTGGACGCCCGGGCCCGGCAGGCGGGCGGGGCCGGGGACCCGGCCGCCGTTCTCGCCGACCGGATCGCCGTACTCGACCGGCCGGCCTTCGCCGGGTTCTTCGCCACCGGGGACGACGCCCGGCCGTTCTCGCTGCGGTCCCTGGAACAGCACCCGCTGCGGGTTCGCATCGATCTGCCGGAGCGGGCCCACGCCGAGGCGTCCCACCTACTGGCCCGTCTCGTCCTCGCCCAGTTCAACGCGATCACCGCGGCCCGTTCGGACCGCTCACTGTTCGTCTGCCTGGTCCTGGACGACGCCACCCACACCGTCACCGCCGAAACCGTCCGGGGCATCCGGCGGCTGCGGTCCGTCAACGCGGGGGCGGTCCTCGCGCTCCGGACCCTGGACGACGTGCCCGAGGCGCTGCACCACGCCCTGCTCGGGTCGGTCGGCTGCGCCATGGCCTTCTCCGGCGTCTCCACCTGGGACGGCAAACGCTTCGCCGAGGCATGGGGCAAGGAATGGGTGGAGGTCCGGGAGGTCGCCCAGCACGGCGTCTTCGCCGACCAGCCGCTCACCCGTGCCCTGCACGCCCTGCGGAAGCTGGCCACCGGCAAGGCCGTGACCACGGACGCCGTGACCGTACGCCAGGTCGAGCGGGAACGCTGGTCCGCCTCGGGACTGGCGTACGAACTGGCGGCCGGACACGCGGTCCTCTCCCTCACCACGGTCGAAGGGGAGCACGCCCCCCCGCTCCTGGTGCGACTGGGAGGCTGA
- a CDS encoding PucR family transcriptional regulator, translating to MPPTLASLVQHSALKLTVRAGADRLDTPVRWAHASELADPVPYMEGGELLLITATNLDAESPPAMQRYVRRLAGSGVVGVGFAVGVNYDDVPEALIDAAEEAGLPLLEVPRRTPFIAIAKAVSSEIAADQYRAVTAGFEAQRELTRAALAGDGPAELLTRLAAHVDGWAALYDTSGAVVAAAPEWAARRAARLTPDVERLRDRPAPASVVVGGSDDRVELQSLGTGRRARGALAVGTGAALGTAERYAVHSAVALLTLTTARSRSLQGAEQRLGAAVLRMLLAGQPDHARAVAGDLYGGLLDAPFRLLIAEAGEPSTTAQLAEAMETAAFRSGETVLMVPEGERLVVLAADGGAAVAACTAYAEAQEQRPAHEPAQDTEVVVGLSAPAGPIAVSAAYKQAEQALSVARRRGRALVEHEELATGSVLPLLADDAVRAFADAMLRALYEHDAKGRGDLVASLRAWLSHHGQWDAAAADLGVHRHTLRYRMRRVEEILGRSLDDPDSRMELWLALKVTGPPTTA from the coding sequence ATGCCCCCCACACTCGCCTCGCTCGTCCAGCACTCGGCGCTCAAACTCACGGTCCGTGCGGGGGCGGACCGGCTCGACACACCCGTGCGCTGGGCGCACGCCAGCGAGCTGGCCGACCCTGTCCCCTACATGGAGGGCGGCGAGCTGCTGCTGATCACCGCGACCAATCTCGACGCCGAGAGCCCACCGGCCATGCAGCGGTACGTGCGGCGGCTGGCCGGCTCGGGAGTCGTCGGGGTGGGATTCGCCGTCGGCGTCAACTACGACGACGTACCCGAGGCACTCATCGACGCCGCCGAGGAAGCGGGGCTGCCGCTCCTCGAAGTGCCCCGGCGCACGCCGTTCATCGCCATCGCCAAGGCGGTCTCCTCGGAGATCGCCGCCGACCAGTACCGGGCCGTCACCGCGGGCTTCGAGGCGCAGCGCGAACTCACCAGGGCGGCGCTCGCCGGGGACGGTCCCGCCGAACTCCTCACCCGGCTCGCCGCACACGTCGACGGCTGGGCCGCGCTGTACGACACCTCCGGGGCCGTCGTGGCCGCCGCCCCCGAGTGGGCCGCCCGCCGCGCCGCCCGGCTCACCCCCGACGTGGAACGCCTGCGGGACCGCCCGGCCCCCGCCAGCGTGGTCGTCGGCGGCAGCGACGACCGGGTGGAGCTCCAGTCCCTGGGCACCGGCCGCCGGGCCCGCGGCGCACTCGCCGTCGGCACCGGAGCGGCGCTGGGCACCGCGGAACGCTACGCCGTCCACTCGGCGGTCGCCCTGCTCACCCTGACCACCGCCCGCTCCCGCTCGCTCCAGGGCGCCGAACAGCGGCTCGGCGCCGCGGTGCTGCGCATGCTGCTCGCCGGCCAGCCCGACCACGCGCGCGCCGTCGCCGGAGATCTCTACGGCGGGCTGCTCGACGCGCCCTTCCGGCTGCTCATCGCCGAGGCCGGCGAACCGTCGACCACGGCGCAACTGGCCGAGGCGATGGAGACCGCGGCCTTCCGGTCCGGCGAGACCGTGCTGATGGTGCCCGAGGGCGAACGCCTCGTCGTCCTGGCCGCCGACGGCGGCGCCGCGGTCGCCGCCTGCACGGCCTACGCCGAGGCCCAGGAGCAACGGCCCGCGCACGAACCGGCACAGGACACCGAAGTGGTCGTGGGCCTCTCCGCCCCCGCCGGGCCGATCGCCGTCTCCGCCGCGTACAAGCAGGCCGAGCAGGCCCTGTCGGTGGCCCGAAGACGGGGCCGGGCGCTGGTCGAGCACGAGGAACTGGCGACCGGCTCGGTCCTCCCGCTGCTCGCCGACGACGCGGTACGGGCCTTCGCGGACGCCATGCTCCGCGCCCTGTACGAACACGACGCCAAGGGCCGCGGCGACCTGGTCGCCTCCCTGCGGGCCTGGCTCTCCCACCACGGCCAGTGGGACGCCGCCGCGGCCGACCTGGGAGTGCACCGGCACACCCTGCGCTACCGGATGCGAAGGGTCGAGGAGATCCTCGGCCGTTCGCTGGACGATCCGGACAGCAGGATGGAACTCTGGCTGGCCCTCAAGGTCACCGGCCCCCCGACGACCGCTTAG
- a CDS encoding aldehyde dehydrogenase family protein — MTSTHAFWLAGREATGEESFDVTNPWDGRLVGTVGVPTEAQVEEAVAAAHAVRDEFAATPAHVRAAALDHVARRLTERTEEIAQLISAENGKPVKWARGEVGRAVSVFRFASEEARRFNGGDAQRLDTDPGGTGRLGLTRRFPRGTVLGIAPFNFPLNLSAHKVAPAIAVGAPIILKPAPATPISSLVLGELLAETDLPAGSWSVLTVPNDRMPALVQDERLPVISFTGSAPVGYSIMDSVPRKHCTLELGGNGAAVVLGDYASEADLDWAATRIATFSNYQGGQSCISVQRVIADATVYDRLLPKIVAAVEAQVTGDPSDAATDVGPLVNEDAAKRVESWVDEAVQAGGKLLTGGKRDGATYAPTVLTELPDGVSLSCEEVFGPVLSVQKVDGEAEAFASVNSSKYGLQAGVFTHDLQTAFRAHRALEVGGVIIGDVPSYRADQMPYGGTKQSGVGREGVRYAMDDYTYERVLVLTGLAL; from the coding sequence ATGACCTCCACCCACGCCTTCTGGCTGGCCGGCCGCGAGGCCACCGGCGAGGAAAGCTTCGACGTCACCAACCCCTGGGACGGCCGTCTCGTCGGTACCGTCGGCGTGCCCACCGAGGCCCAGGTCGAGGAGGCGGTCGCCGCCGCCCACGCCGTGCGCGACGAGTTCGCCGCGACCCCGGCCCACGTCCGCGCCGCCGCGCTCGACCATGTCGCCCGGCGCCTGACGGAGCGCACCGAGGAGATCGCCCAGCTGATCTCCGCCGAGAACGGCAAGCCCGTCAAGTGGGCGCGCGGCGAAGTCGGCCGTGCCGTCTCCGTGTTCCGGTTCGCCTCCGAGGAGGCCCGCCGCTTCAACGGCGGCGACGCCCAGCGCCTCGACACCGACCCCGGCGGCACCGGCCGTCTCGGCCTGACCCGGCGTTTCCCGCGCGGCACGGTCCTCGGCATCGCACCGTTCAACTTCCCGCTGAACCTGAGCGCCCACAAGGTCGCCCCGGCCATCGCCGTCGGTGCCCCGATCATCCTGAAGCCGGCTCCGGCCACCCCGATCTCGTCGCTCGTCCTGGGCGAGCTGCTGGCCGAGACCGACCTGCCGGCCGGTTCCTGGTCCGTGCTGACGGTCCCCAACGACCGGATGCCCGCCCTCGTCCAGGACGAGCGGCTGCCCGTGATCTCGTTCACCGGCTCCGCCCCGGTCGGCTACTCGATCATGGACTCGGTGCCGCGCAAGCACTGCACCCTGGAGCTCGGCGGCAACGGCGCGGCGGTCGTGCTCGGTGACTACGCGTCCGAGGCGGACCTGGACTGGGCCGCGACCCGTATCGCGACCTTCTCCAACTACCAGGGCGGCCAGTCCTGCATCTCGGTGCAGCGCGTCATCGCGGACGCCACGGTCTACGACCGGCTGCTCCCCAAGATCGTCGCGGCCGTCGAGGCCCAGGTCACCGGTGACCCGTCCGACGCGGCCACCGACGTCGGCCCGCTGGTCAACGAGGACGCCGCCAAGCGCGTCGAGTCCTGGGTCGACGAGGCCGTCCAGGCCGGCGGCAAGCTGCTCACCGGCGGCAAGCGCGACGGGGCGACCTACGCGCCGACCGTCCTCACCGAGCTCCCCGACGGCGTCAGCCTCTCCTGCGAGGAGGTCTTCGGACCGGTGCTCTCGGTACAGAAGGTGGACGGCGAGGCCGAGGCGTTCGCCTCCGTCAACTCCTCCAAGTACGGCCTCCAGGCCGGCGTGTTCACCCACGACCTGCAGACCGCGTTCCGCGCCCACCGCGCGCTGGAGGTCGGCGGCGTGATCATCGGCGACGTCCCCTCGTACCGCGCGGACCAGATGCCGTACGGCGGCACCAAGCAGTCCGGCGTCGGCCGGGAGGGTGTCCGGTACGCGATGGACGACTACACCTACGAGCGGGTCCTGGTCCTCACCGGCCTCGCCCTGTAG